The Spirochaetota bacterium genome includes a window with the following:
- a CDS encoding ATP-binding protein has translation MQFKRAIKSFVKLLCAIFGTSGAGKSYTMLRIATGIGGRIAAIDTEHGSLSKYADRFVFDVLDLIDTSIDSYIEAINEAARAGYDILIIDSLSHAWQILLEKVNKIANVKYKGNTFAAWSEGTPEQRKFIKAIVSFPGHVLVTIRSKTEWSIEDAGNGKKAPVRVGLAPEQGKGIEYEFDLLLEISPDHICRVIKDRTGKYQDKMIEKPGEDFGRELKAWLSEGALPPEPNYEIAPIGKNAGKSWFDHTEEALLKAKEYYIARPNDRTASGYLLEIERALSVGKVNHPATLSDTVITISGGPESKPEIAQKQTAKSVIIYGNTPRRNN, from the coding sequence ATGCAATTTAAGAGAGCAATTAAAAGCTTCGTTAAACTCTTGTGCGCAATTTTCGGCACGTCGGGTGCGGGGAAATCGTACACAATGCTTCGTATCGCCACCGGCATAGGAGGCAGGATTGCGGCTATCGATACCGAACACGGGTCGTTATCAAAGTACGCTGACCGCTTCGTATTCGATGTGCTCGATCTTATCGACACCTCAATCGATTCATATATCGAGGCGATAAACGAGGCGGCACGGGCCGGATACGACATTCTCATTATCGATTCGCTTTCGCATGCATGGCAGATACTTCTTGAGAAAGTTAATAAAATCGCAAATGTGAAATACAAGGGAAATACCTTCGCGGCATGGAGCGAAGGTACTCCTGAACAACGGAAGTTCATCAAAGCGATAGTAAGTTTCCCCGGACATGTGCTTGTCACAATTCGCTCAAAAACTGAATGGAGCATCGAGGATGCGGGTAACGGGAAGAAAGCGCCTGTACGGGTAGGACTTGCGCCTGAGCAGGGAAAAGGCATCGAATACGAATTCGACCTCCTGCTTGAAATATCTCCCGACCATATTTGCAGGGTGATAAAAGATCGCACCGGAAAATATCAAGACAAGATGATCGAAAAGCCGGGCGAAGATTTCGGTCGTGAATTGAAAGCATGGCTTTCCGAGGGCGCACTTCCGCCTGAACCCAATTATGAAATTGCCCCCATCGGCAAGAATGCCGGGAAATCATGGTTTGACCATACCGAGGAAGCGCTTCTCAAAGCGAAAGAATATTACATCGCCCGCCCGAATGATCGGACCGCATCTGGATACCTTCTTGAGATTGAGCGGGCACTTTCCGTTGGCAAGGTGAATCATCCGGCAACGCTTTCGGATACGGTTATCACTATTT
- a CDS encoding tyrosine-type recombinase/integrase: MRNRVKSKNRKTTRPDHYSEQEVMIILDCARKESPLAYSITHFMYAAGLRLREICNLKVGEIDLGKEVVYVHDDCTLRSRVVPLLIPSVSRDYLESHSARRGKADRFFVTENMKAITKNTVRSLFKSVGKKAGIQISSHKLRRSVAIHLYDHGAQIERIRAILGCNQSRLIQWSLPLSVDQLRNCMNEYHPLAIAHRLGVNGQMK, encoded by the coding sequence ATGAGAAACAGAGTAAAAAGCAAAAACCGAAAAACGACACGTCCTGATCATTATTCCGAGCAGGAGGTCATGATCATACTGGATTGTGCGCGAAAAGAAAGTCCACTCGCGTATTCGATTACCCATTTCATGTATGCTGCCGGGCTTCGTCTGAGAGAAATATGCAATCTCAAGGTTGGTGAGATCGATTTGGGAAAGGAGGTCGTTTATGTTCATGATGATTGCACTCTGCGCTCCCGGGTAGTGCCGCTTCTCATCCCATCGGTGAGCAGGGACTATCTTGAAAGTCATTCGGCGAGACGGGGCAAGGCTGATCGATTTTTTGTTACAGAAAATATGAAAGCGATAACGAAAAACACCGTTCGTTCCCTCTTCAAGTCGGTTGGAAAGAAGGCAGGAATACAAATCAGCAGCCACAAACTGCGGCGCAGCGTCGCCATACATTTGTACGATCATGGCGCTCAGATTGAGCGCATCAGAGCCATCCTTGGCTGCAATCAGTCGCGATTGATTCAATGGAGCCTTCCGCTTTCGGTTGATCAATTACGAAACTGCATGAATGAATACCATCCGCTCGCGATAGCACACCGCCTGGGCGTGAATGGGCAAATGAAATGA
- a CDS encoding single-stranded DNA-binding protein, which yields MNAQTNIIVIEGRLTSKPLLKRTKSGKSVCRFTISNNRYYFQNKNIIDDVSFFKIAAWGALAERSAETLSKGSLVLVSGTLSSKSIAGSNEQRDDVKITAANIKFLSRRNATSQPCN from the coding sequence ATGAATGCTCAAACAAACATTATTGTTATTGAAGGGCGACTTACATCGAAACCGCTATTAAAGCGAACAAAGAGCGGTAAATCCGTGTGCAGGTTCACGATCTCCAACAATCGATACTACTTCCAAAATAAAAATATCATCGATGATGTGAGCTTCTTCAAGATCGCGGCATGGGGCGCGCTCGCCGAGCGATCGGCAGAAACACTATCCAAAGGCTCGCTTGTCCTCGTAAGCGGAACACTTTCTTCAAAGTCAATTGCCGGCTCAAATGAACAGCGCGACGATGTGAAGATAACCGCAGCGAATATCAAATTCCTGTCAAGGAGAAATGCAACAAGCCAACCTTGCAACTGA